Proteins encoded in a region of the Streptomyces violaceoruber genome:
- the mmuM gene encoding homocysteine S-methyltransferase has product MTSDFADALASGPLVLDGGLSNQLEAAGHDLGDALWSARLLAEDPEAITRAHLAYFEAGAEVVITSSYQATFEGFARRGIGRERAAELLALSVASAREAARRARTARPERALWVAASAGPYGAMLADGSEYRGRYGLGRGALERFHRPRLEVLAAARPDVLALETVPDTDEAAALLRAVRGLDVPAWLSYTVAGDRTRAGQPLDEAFALAADADEVIAVGVNCCAPEDVSGAVETAARVTGKPVVAYPNSGETWDAKSQGWRGRSSYTAERVRDWRERGARLVGGCCRVGPETITSIARALPRE; this is encoded by the coding sequence ATGACCAGCGACTTCGCCGACGCCCTCGCCTCCGGCCCGCTCGTGCTGGACGGCGGGCTGTCCAACCAGCTGGAGGCGGCCGGGCACGACCTGGGCGACGCGCTGTGGTCGGCCCGGCTGCTCGCCGAGGACCCCGAGGCGATCACCCGGGCCCACCTCGCCTACTTCGAGGCGGGCGCCGAGGTGGTGATCACCTCCAGCTACCAGGCCACCTTCGAGGGCTTCGCCCGGCGCGGGATCGGGCGGGAGCGGGCCGCCGAACTGCTCGCGCTCAGCGTGGCGTCGGCCCGCGAGGCCGCCCGCCGGGCGCGGACGGCCCGCCCGGAGCGCGCACTGTGGGTGGCGGCGTCGGCGGGCCCGTACGGAGCGATGCTCGCGGACGGCTCCGAGTACCGGGGACGGTACGGCCTCGGCAGGGGCGCACTGGAGCGCTTCCACCGCCCCCGCCTGGAGGTGCTGGCCGCCGCACGGCCCGACGTCCTCGCGCTGGAGACGGTCCCGGACACCGACGAGGCGGCGGCGCTGCTGAGGGCGGTGCGCGGACTGGACGTGCCCGCCTGGCTGTCGTACACGGTGGCCGGGGACCGCACCCGCGCCGGGCAGCCGCTGGACGAGGCCTTCGCGCTGGCCGCCGACGCGGACGAGGTGATCGCGGTGGGCGTCAACTGCTGCGCCCCCGAGGACGTGTCCGGCGCGGTCGAGACCGCCGCCCGCGTCACCGGCAAACCCGTCGTCGCCTATCCCAACAGCGGAGAGACGTGGGACGCGAAGTCCCAGGGCTGGCGCGGGCGTTCGTCGTACACCGCCGAGCGGGTGCGGGACTGGCGGGAGCGCGGGGCCCGGCTCGTCGGCGGCTGCTGCCGGGTGGGCCCGGAGACGATCACGTCGATCGCGCGGGCCCTGCCCCGGGAGTGA
- a CDS encoding DUF4129 domain-containing protein translates to MGRGGRTGHGVAPGVLVAAAVVGTLAVAALALRPAQELLHSGRGPLGHWGFVAIGASVAWTFGTWTVVQRLRPRFGADRLSLPPGEERLREAAAPLLLAATGVIGVLALVLHRFSTGGNTTGPPPPLAREPAPTPTFLTPPPQQRHGSTDHSSLPLYLVLALLAAVAVVVVVVAVVRRLRRFGLRVPQRPGPPGTVAQDDDARLLLSAVDSGRRALAGTDDDARAAVIACYAAMEDALAASGVPRHASDSPADLLTRAAGTGFAPGPAAPRLTALFREARYSSHPMDGSHRKAAADALEEIASLLRDRDADAVREAGR, encoded by the coding sequence ATGGGACGCGGGGGGCGGACGGGACACGGGGTGGCACCGGGGGTGCTGGTCGCCGCCGCGGTGGTCGGGACGCTGGCCGTCGCCGCGCTCGCGCTGCGGCCCGCGCAGGAGTTGCTCCACTCCGGCCGGGGTCCGCTCGGTCACTGGGGTTTCGTGGCGATCGGGGCGTCCGTCGCCTGGACCTTCGGGACCTGGACGGTCGTACAGCGTCTTCGCCCCCGTTTCGGCGCCGACCGCCTTTCGCTGCCGCCGGGTGAGGAGCGCCTGCGGGAAGCCGCCGCGCCCCTGCTGCTCGCCGCGACGGGCGTCATCGGCGTCCTGGCCCTGGTCCTGCACCGGTTCTCCACCGGCGGCAACACGACCGGCCCGCCCCCGCCCCTGGCGCGGGAGCCGGCCCCCACGCCGACCTTCCTCACTCCCCCGCCCCAGCAGCGGCACGGTTCGACGGACCACTCCTCCCTGCCGCTGTACCTCGTGCTCGCGTTGCTGGCCGCGGTCGCCGTCGTGGTCGTCGTGGTGGCCGTCGTGCGGCGGCTGCGACGGTTCGGCCTGCGGGTGCCGCAGCGTCCCGGCCCTCCGGGCACCGTCGCGCAGGACGACGACGCGCGGCTGCTGCTGTCCGCCGTGGACTCGGGCCGCCGCGCCCTGGCCGGCACGGATGACGACGCCCGGGCGGCCGTCATCGCCTGTTACGCCGCGATGGAGGACGCCCTCGCGGCGTCCGGTGTGCCGCGGCACGCCTCCGACAGCCCCGCCGACCTGCTCACCCGCGCCGCCGGCACGGGTTTCGCCCCGGGCCCGGCCGCGCCGCGTCTGACCGCGCTGTTCCGCGAGGCCCGTTACTCCTCGCACCCGATGGACGGCTCGCACCGGAAGGCCGCGGCCGACGCGCTGGAGGAGATCGCCTCCCTGCTGCGGGACCGTGACGCGGACGCGGTCCGGGAGGCCGGGCGGTGA
- a CDS encoding AAA family ATPase: MTTTSTNRLRTAEQVGEQAGAVLREIGRAVVGKPDALEHVMLAVLAGGHVLVEDLPGLGKTLLARSFATTLGLDFRRIQFTPDLLPSDVTGTPLYDQRSGEMVFHPGPVFTHLLLADEINRTPPKTQAALLEAMAESQVTVDGETRPLADPFLVIATANPVEYEGTYSLPEAQLDRFQLRVRMGYLAAREELAMLRARIDRAAPEAVLERLAGPDDVVAWRAVVERVEIDDDLLEYAVALVGATRDHPQISIGASPRGGLALVQLARARAVLDGRDYVVPEDVKGLAVPALAHRVSLRPELWVREMSTDDVLREIVDSVGTPTTRRTAAASS, translated from the coding sequence GTGACGACTACCTCCACGAACCGGCTCCGCACCGCCGAGCAGGTCGGCGAGCAGGCCGGTGCCGTACTCCGCGAGATCGGCCGTGCCGTCGTCGGCAAACCGGACGCCCTGGAACACGTGATGCTGGCCGTGCTGGCGGGCGGTCACGTCCTCGTCGAGGACCTGCCGGGACTCGGCAAGACGCTCCTCGCCCGGTCCTTCGCCACCACCCTCGGCCTGGACTTCCGCCGGATCCAGTTCACGCCCGACCTGTTGCCCTCCGACGTCACCGGAACGCCGCTGTACGACCAGCGCTCCGGCGAGATGGTGTTCCACCCCGGCCCGGTCTTCACGCACCTGCTGCTCGCCGACGAGATCAACCGGACGCCCCCGAAAACCCAGGCCGCGCTGCTGGAGGCGATGGCCGAGTCGCAGGTGACCGTGGACGGCGAGACCCGGCCGCTCGCCGACCCCTTCCTGGTGATCGCGACCGCCAACCCGGTGGAGTACGAGGGCACGTACTCGCTGCCCGAGGCGCAGCTCGACCGGTTCCAGCTGCGGGTGCGCATGGGCTATCTGGCCGCGCGGGAGGAGCTGGCGATGCTGCGGGCCCGGATCGACCGGGCCGCGCCCGAGGCCGTACTGGAAAGGCTCGCCGGGCCGGACGACGTCGTGGCGTGGCGGGCCGTCGTGGAGCGGGTGGAGATCGACGACGACCTGCTGGAGTACGCCGTCGCGCTCGTCGGCGCGACCCGCGACCACCCGCAGATCAGCATCGGGGCTTCGCCGCGCGGCGGACTCGCCCTGGTCCAGCTCGCCCGCGCCCGCGCCGTGCTGGACGGCCGCGACTACGTCGTCCCGGAGGACGTCAAGGGCCTCGCGGTGCCCGCGCTGGCCCACCGGGTGTCGCTGCGGCCGGAGTTGTGGGTGCGCGAGATGTCCACGGACGACGTGCTGCGCGAGATAGTCGACAGCGTGGGTACGCCGACGACGCGGCGTACGGCCGCGGCCTCCTCGTGA